In the Chaetodon trifascialis isolate fChaTrf1 chromosome 12, fChaTrf1.hap1, whole genome shotgun sequence genome, tctcctatgcgcccccagtgcatttatctctacggaggaaggtgtatgtccagctactataatcatcataactcctctaatttttacccgattttcacacggtttggtttgttacaaacgtcagagatgtagttatgatacaggacgctgtcacacattaaaaacaaatgctttcatgctgaaacactttgtctttgttaaagagcagaatacagacatatggtatggcatattaataaatgtataaatgaattaattttagattttaataaagatacagtttgattgttcatttgatctctctctctctctctctctctctctctctctctctctctctctctctctctctctctctctctctctctctctctctctcacacacacacacgcacgccggctggcctgacatgtctaaatttaaacaactgttcacagctttaggatgacaaagattccataatagcctggactgaaactgctgatgtttgtgatatacactgattttaacacatacatacatacaaagctcccatatattcctgctcagtacatcttttccttctttcttttttttttaaggcctggaaaagtaagctttaaaagtccaggtcattctagcgtcttacactaccctgttaagcttgcaactggggctgggaagctaaagaaaataaaataaataaataaaataggggcatagttgctctctttacgttgactttggttggctctggtgctagcggagacccacccaatatggaCTGCGGTCACGCCAACAGATTATTATAAAATGCTACAGTGAAACAACTTGAAAGTCACCACAGAGGTAGTTGGGAAGATGTAGAAGAAGAATCTGGTGGAGTTTGCAGAaaacaattttatttttattttttttatgaatattttAATTTGCCTATGGACATTGTACTGTACACTGTGTATGAATTCAGCAACAGATTATCATAAAATGCTACTGTGAAACAACTTGAAAATCACCACAGAGGTTGTTGGGAGCATGTAGAACATGCATCTAGGCCTATTCGTATTCTGTGACCTGCATTGTAGGTCTATTGTATGATATTGCTTGatcaaatagttttttttttaattttaaaagaaTGTATTAAAACAACAACCGGGCAGTGACTGCAttcaacaacaagaacaagaacaagaacaagaacaacaagaaaaaaaaaaaacacttcgATATAGATTCCCGAGTTTTCGAGGTGTACATGAATGCACCACGAAGCCGCCGCCACGCTATACCGTACTACGCGGTGTGGACGCGCACTCAATTTTGAAGTGTAGATAGCGCGACTGAGCATTTCTGAAGCGTAGCTGGCGTGACCGCAGtcaatatggcggcgacgctggattatgctccagcacgtaatgaggcgtctactTACATTATGTCTATGCTCCGGAGGGTAGAGACCACTACGAGTCGACGAACTGCGGTGTCGATGTTACAGCTAGCACAAAGCTAGCTGAAGTTACTGACGTTGCTCATGgtagcttgctagctagctcGTAATGGCGACACGCTGGGGAATATGCAGCGCAGGTAAAATAAGTCATGACTTCTGTGTTGCTTTGCGGACCCTGACTCCTGATAACCACCAGGTAACTTTTTTACCGAGTGTATTTCAGCTCATGTAAACTCCCACCAAAACGTTGCTTGAAGTAGAAACTGTGCGCTTAAACTGTGTTGTCAATCAAAGGAAGCAAATAGCGCTGCTATTAACAGTGGAGCCATAGTGCTTTGGTGGGTTTAGCATATTTAAGAGTCACACAGTTATATCCCCTTTGGCTTTTGCCTCACTCCATTACTACCTctgaggtgcccttgagcaaagcaCTTATCCAAATACATCACAAACTGTTTGCATTGAAGCCTCCAGGTGTGAGGAAGACTATTTTGCTCCAGTGCTGCAATAAACTCCTGACTGTATTCTCCTTTACTGATAATGCTCTTCCCCTGGTGAgacatctgtctgcagctgacaAGAGACCAGCCTTTAGCTGGTTCACATTTATGAGCAGGTTTCTGTATATCAGTACCTCCCATTCAAGAAAGAGGACATGTTTGGCTGATGCTCTTCACATCCGCTCCTCACAAGTGCAATTAAGCCTCATTTGGTTGCAGCATCTTAACTGTGTTGAACTCCACACCCAAAGTATGTTTGTGAGTGTTAAAACGTGTCAGTCAAGCCAGAAATGTTTCAAGGTTTATTGCTTGACTCATTTGTCTAATTACAGTTGCTTCTGCATTTCAGTAATTGACAGATTTCTTCTCACATTTATGTTTAAAGTTTGGTAAATATCCATTCGATATAAACCACTGCACATAAATGCTGCATTACCTAAACCGTTTGTTCATCGGCAGATAGCGGCTGTTGCAGCGAGGGACTTGCAGCATGCTGAGGAATTcgccaaaaaacacaacatctcTCGAGCATATGGAAGCTATGATGAGTTGGCAAGAGATCCAGACATCGGtgagctctgctgtcagcaTATGGCATAATGTTTTGGGCTGAATTGAATCAACAAATTATTCTCAGCTGAAGTGTCTTTAGGCCAGTGAATGAATATCAACCAGCTCCGATAATACAAGTCTCAAGTGGTCTCTGCAATACAGACTTTCCCGCTTTGACAAGCGGAGTATTCAGTAATGTTTCTGAACACcaatccccctctctctctagATGTTGTATACATTGGCACCATCCATCCTTACCACCTGAGCACTGGCAAGCTCTTTATGACGTCCAAGAAGAATGTGCTGATTGAGAAGCCCCTGGCCATGAATTCAAGGGAGGTGCAGGGACTCATCGCTGGAGCCCAAGACAACAATGTGTTTCTCATGGAGGTAACTCAAAATAGTCACTTTTAAACTACTGTTTGCTACTCGTCTCTTCAAACcgttcctcttctcctttcagGCAATTTGGACGCGCTTCTTTCCCCTATCTCTTGAAGTGAGGAGACTGCTGGGCCTGGGTGAAGTGGGTGACGTTCAGATGGTGAGGGCTGATCTGGGGGCTCCACTCACCCATATTCCTCGCTTGGCTGAGAAGAAGTTGGGAGGGGGCGCGCTGCTGGACCTGGGCATCTACTGTCTGCAGTTTGTCCTCATGGTTTTTAATGGCGAGAAGCCAGAGTCCATCCAAGCCACAGGGCATTGCATAGACACAGGTAATTGTTTCAAGGAAGTGTTATGGAAACTGAAAATGGATCTCTATCTAGGATTGGTGAGGAGAAAGGGTATTCAGATATCTTTCAGCACAGTATTTCAGTTCTTTACTCAACTTTTGTTGCTTGCAAGCAAGGATGGATGAACTTCTGACATAACATTCATCGCTCTGCTTCCATTTGTGcaagtttctgtctctccttgtcAGCTACAGTCATGCAGTTTCTCTTATTTATAGACTTCCTCCTTTACACAGGGACACATAGACAGAAGAAGTCTGGGACCTTTCCAGATGAAACTCTTTTATACCGAgataacacagacacagatatttAAACTGACAGTTAAAATCTCACTTCCAGGTCTCACTGAAGAATAGACAACCCGTGTTGACCTTGTCAAACCGTTTTCTCATGCAGACTAGTTTAgcttcctgcttttgttttttcttgcaaGTTTGCAAGTTGTTGCATCACATCAGtccattttatttccatctgCTTCCCCATGAGATTGCACAAGGTgatgcatttctccctctggcATGATAATCTCAATAGTATCCTATAGTGTGTGATGCGCCATTATTTTCAAATCTTGCAGTGAGTGCATGTTTGAGATTAGAGAGAAGAACATCTGTGAAGTTTCCTTGTGTGGGTGACGCAGGCTGATTTCAAAATTGGTTAGATTTTGAAACTCCTGGACTCTGAGCCCGGCTTTACATAGCATACAGAGGTCCAGCATAAAGAAAATGACAAGGCTCTTTAGATTCCAGGGTTAACAAAGCTCTTTTGTCCAGGTGTTGATGGAACAGCAGTTTTGGTCTTGAAGTTTTCTGGAAACAGACTGGCAATTTGCACGTGTTCAATCACCATGATGCTGACCTGTGACGCCGTAATCACTGGGACCAAAGGCACCATTAAGgtaacagaaaaagaaaagtagaAGCATCTCCACACAGGACCAGATATCACAAGTATGttgtaatgttagctaatgttcaCATTAACTGGAGGCTGTTTTTAAcatagggctgcacggtggcgcagcaggtagtgcgcgtgcctcacagcaagaaggttgccggttcgatccccgggtcaggcggggcctttctgtgtgaagtttgcatgttcttcccgtgcatgcgtgggttctctccgggtactccggcttcctcccacagaccaaaaacatgctcattaggttaattgatgactaaaaattgtccttaggtgtgagtgtgagtgtgaatggttgtttgtctctgtatgtggccctgcaatcggctggcgaccggttcagggtgtaccccgcctctcgcccattgtagctgggataggctccagccccccgcaaccccgaaagggataggcggtatagataatggatggatggatgtttttaacattagcatgttcatgttagcattgagctcCGAGCCCAGTTAAACccaagtacagctgaagctgaggcACCACAGCCAAAATGTCACGTTTTTGCTGCGCATATTGCGAATAGGAAGGCCaaaatttcaattatttttccaCATCAGGTACCCCACCATATGTGGTGCCCTACGACGTTGGAGGTGAATGGGAAGGAGATGCAGTTCCCCCTGCCAGAGGCTGGTATGCCGCTAAACTTCACTAACAGCACAGGTCTGCGATACGAAGCTGAGGAGGTCCGAAACTGTCTGCTGAAAGGTGCAAGATGCTCTAATGCTTAAAAATACGACGGCTTGCTGTAGCATTTGCAGCTGATTTATGTTAATCTGATCTGTTTTATTTACTAACTTCTTCAGTCCTTTGTTATTTCCAAGTTTGGATACAGCAGAAGCTATTTTAATATCTTAAAAACGTGATGTATCATGAGATTTCCTCTTGTTGTGGTCCCTTCCTTATCTTTGTTTCTGATTCCTTGTTCCCCTCTAGGACTGAAAGAGAGTCCAGGGATGCCATGGGCTCACTCTATCCTGTTAGCAGAAGTTATAGATGAGGCCAGAAGACAAATGGGAGTGACATACGACCAGGACAACATCTGTTAATGTCTTCTCAACGACAGTTATGGAGCAGACCTGTCTCCACATGCAGAATGACAGACTCTGAATTAATCTCATGTTGAGTTCATGGCACGTGGGATCATTGATGCTTTGATGAAGATTGTATTATTTATCTGtacttttcctactgtgacataTAAAACGCCTGTTTAAACTGTAATGACAACCTCCAATACAATATGCTCATCAACCTATCACACTAAAGATCATGAGTTTTGGCTGCGCTTTATTACTGGTTGCTCAGCAACCGTAAAGACGCTTTTCGCCGTTCCGGAAGTGCGTGGCTCTGAGGAAATATGGCGTACAGACCAACGCATACAACGTTACCAGTGGTATTTACTGCGGCTATCGattctctgttttcattgtgcCTGTCAGTTTTCGTCGCTTTTGCAGTATTTCAAACAGTAAACACTGACAATGCGTTCAGCGCAAGTCACACGGCTACCGTTTCCATCGCTGCTGCCAGAGATCTACGGTGAGTTTACTGACACGTTAACTGTTAGCTTTGTGCTACGGATATTCGTTTATGTTTAACTGTCTGAGTAGTTTTTATTTAGACGGTACTCCGTCAGGTACACTCTTGCCATTTTAAGTCTGTATTTCTATCCCGTATGCCAGACCTGACCGCTTGTGTTGATGCACCCTGCAGCAGTTTCGGTGAGAGGTGAAGGTgtaccagactccattcaaaaacttgtcattttaatttctttttgcattttagcACTATAAACCTTTTGTAAATCTATCATCTAATATTATTTGTGAAACACTattgtgttttgctgctttcGGCATATAAATGGTTCAATAGCCAGCACTGTGTTGTAATCTATATCCCATTTAGTAAAGGTGGAATTCATGTTACAACGTTGCTGACGGCAAAGATGAGATTCGGGCCGTATTGTTGCTCATTTAGCAGGACTGAAACATATGTGTTCTCTCTACGGATGGATTCAAAAAGAATGTGATGGTTATGAAGAAATTATGGGCAAAACGTTTAAATGTAGAACAATTTAGCGTTAGTAGCAGATGTGTCATGTGCAGGTTGTGACGTCTAATGTCACGGTCGAACAGGATTTTGAGGCTTGATGATGAAAGCTGGTATGAGTTAACTTAATGGTAGTTTTATCTGTGGATGGGCATTTGTCTGTACGGTTGTACACGCTGATCTAAGCAGCTTGCAGGTGTCCCCCATGATACAGATGATACTTGTTAAATGGGATCACTAGATGCTTTAATACTGAATGTGAGCTGTAAAGACCACTGGCCTTCACTTTTGTGTCCACTGACCAGTGAACTTGCTGCTGATTTTTCCCATTTAAAGCTCTTTCAAACTCTCAAgatctcatctcctctcttgtcACCTCAGGTACCTTTTGTATGACGTGAACCCCCCAGAGGGTTTCAATCTGCGGAGAGATGTCTTTATCCGCATGGCCTCCCTGGTGAAGACTTTGAGGAAGGAGGGGGACGACTGGGTATTGGTGCTTCCCCCATGGGGTCGCCTCTACCACTGGCAGAGCCCCAACATCCACCAGATCCGCATCCCGTGGGGAGAGTTCTTCAGCCTCACTAGCCTGCAGGCCAATGTGCCCGTCATTGAGTATGAGGAATTCATCGCTGGTGAGCTTTTGAATTTGGTGACCTAGACGAGAGTCACATTTTCTaaaaagttttcatttattGAATAATTTAGTAATGTTAAAATAGTAGTGTCAAAACAGATTGCTCTGTAGCGCTGTAAAATGCAGTGAGTATGCTGTGTTCCTCTCTTTGCTCTAGAGAATGGAGGTCCATTCATAGACCAGGTTCTGGTACTGCAGAACTATGCCGAGGGATGGACTGATGGGAAATGGGAGGAAAAAGTCGATGAGCGGCCGTGCATTGAGAAGTTGATGTACTCCAAAGATAAACAGGGGTACTACAGGTAAAGCaaagataaaatgatgaagcCTGTCTCTGGTGGGGAGCTGATGTGTGTATAAAGTATTTGACTTTGACAACAGACTGGCTTTAATCCTGACAGATGTAGTGTTTACCCTTGATTACAGTCTATTTTTATACCATCCAAGTCATCttgatgctgatgttttctgaATCCAGCGGTTATCAAACCTTTTCCGACGTGCCCTTTTGTTTATTGTTCCTCCATGAAAGAGATTCATTAAGCTTAACTaccaaagaaaatgaattatAATTGTAGTACAATAACTCAGTAGACCTCTTTCAGACAGTGATGGATCACGTTTGTCTGTATTAATGATGCACATCTGTAGCTTCCTGCTCACacagctctctcctctccgcTCATCATCAACCGTCTCATTTATCTGTTTGCGTGTTTCCAAGGGGCTGGTTTTGGGGCTACGAGGAGACGAGAGCTCGAAATGTAACGTGTATATCAGCCCAAGGCCATGCCTCCATCATGGCCCCGGTTCTtcagaaaaacatcacagtgaCGTGAGTCTGCAGAGCAACATGATGATATAAAAACtatacacatgcatatacagCATGTGGACATTTGTCCAGCACCAATGGCtgtaaaatgtgtctgtgcCAAATAGATCaatgtgattattttctgaATTTGCTTTCAGTTCAATGGATCTTGATGATTATAATTAAACCTAATCCATTTTGCAAATAATGCTTGATTCAGCTCGGTACCTAATTCTAGTCATAAAGCAGCAAAATCATTTGAATGACAGATTACACCGAACAATGGACAGCGTGTGAAGTGTGCTGGTAacagcatgagaaaaaaaaagattttaataCATTCAGTTGTTCTGTGTACTTGCAAGGCGAAGCTAGGAAGCGAGGGACCGAAAACAAATGTTGCTTCAACACAATGGCACATGTTTGAGTTGCGTCATGAGAGAGAGCAGCTCATTTGAGATTAATAATTCATTGGTTTGCGGCTGTTTTAACTCGCAGTGATTTTCCAGCAAAGCTATCCAAGTCAAACTCAGTATCTCATTGTGCACGTGAGATGACAGGTATAGCTATGGCTGACTGACTGCGAGATAATAGGGGAGCTGAGATAATACTGTCTAGACACAGAGTTGGTCACGTGGCCAAATGTTTCAGTTGGTCGTCAAAACAGCCGAAGTGTTCAGCATGAATCCTCGGTAAGTCAGTGGATTCTTTGATTCTTCTGTTTGTGAATGGCTGAAAGATGATCTGACTTCACTGTTATTCAAGTACGATGTTAGCTACTGCTTGTTCTCTCAGATCTTGGTGATGCCGACAATGATAAACTTGTTTGTGTCCGACTGTTCTCCAGATCAGTTATGCTAGACCGAGCAGAGACACTCCTCCATGATCACTATGCTGGGAAGGATTACTGGGATGTAAGTCAAGTAATGGACTAATGTTGGTGTTGGGCGTTCGACCACGTGGAACATTTCTGTGTTGTGATAAATTAACATTGATTCATACGGGGTACCTTTACATCAGGCGTTAAAGGTGCACTATCTCGCCTGTAACCTGATGTGTTTGACGTAGACGCGACGCAGTATGGTTTTCTCCAAGCACCTGCGACTCATTGGAGATGAGTTCAGAGCAAAGTACCTGAACTCTACAGATGACCGAGACCAAACCGTTTACAGCGAGGACTGGACCCGCATGAAAGTGAGTCAGTGCATCTGACAGTGGCACGATTAAGTGATTGCACAGGTGGAATTATGCAGTTTATAATAATGTGACCATTGCCATTTTTTAccaaaaagtgttttttgtgtccTTTTATTTGCTGAAAGTGCATTTGAAGGTCATTGAAGCTCTGGCTCTTGTGTAGAGCAAATCACATCAGCAAATCAGATCAATCACACTCGCGACTGCTGAAGTATCGCTGTGGATTAGAACACTTGATAAGAGTCACTTTTGCTCTTCAGGCCAAGCTGGGCTCAGCTAAAGGTGGTCCATATCTGGGGGTCCACCTGCGCAGGAAGGACTTTATCTGGGGTCACAGAGAGGACGTACCCAGCCTTAAAGGGGCGGTCAAAAAAACGCGCAGCTTGATGAAGAAGCACAAActggacagtgtgtttgtcGCGACAGATGCAGACGGGGAAGGTAATGACAAAGCACCATGTTCACAGAttatttactgtta is a window encoding:
- the LOC139340783 gene encoding trans-1,2-dihydrobenzene-1,2-diol dehydrogenase-like, with amino-acid sequence MATRWGICSAGKISHDFCVALRTLTPDNHQIAAVAARDLQHAEEFAKKHNISRAYGSYDELARDPDIDVVYIGTIHPYHLSTGKLFMTSKKNVLIEKPLAMNSREVQGLIAGAQDNNVFLMEAIWTRFFPLSLEVRRLLGLGEVGDVQMVRADLGAPLTHIPRLAEKKLGGGALLDLGIYCLQFVLMVFNGEKPESIQATGHCIDTGVDGTAVLVLKFSGNRLAICTCSITMMLTCDAVITGTKGTIKVPHHMWCPTTLEVNGKEMQFPLPEAGMPLNFTNSTGLRYEAEEVRNCLLKGLKESPGMPWAHSILLAEVIDEARRQMGVTYDQDNIC
- the pofut2 gene encoding GDP-fucose protein O-fucosyltransferase 2, with product MAYRPTHTTLPVVFTAAIDSLFSLCLSVFVAFAVFQTVNTDNAFSASHTATVSIAAARDLRYLLYDVNPPEGFNLRRDVFIRMASLVKTLRKEGDDWVLVLPPWGRLYHWQSPNIHQIRIPWGEFFSLTSLQANVPVIEYEEFIAENGGPFIDQVLVLQNYAEGWTDGKWEEKVDERPCIEKLMYSKDKQGYYRGWFWGYEETRARNVTCISAQGHASIMAPVLQKNITVTSVMLDRAETLLHDHYAGKDYWDTRRSMVFSKHLRLIGDEFRAKYLNSTDDRDQTVYSEDWTRMKAKLGSAKGGPYLGVHLRRKDFIWGHREDVPSLKGAVKKTRSLMKKHKLDSVFVATDADGEELKELKRLLPEMVRFEPPTEDLELLKDGGVAVIDQWICAHARFFIGTSVSTFSFRIHEEREILGFDPKTTYNRFCGDTEKECEQPTHWKIVY